In Gemmata obscuriglobus, a single genomic region encodes these proteins:
- a CDS encoding DUF1501 domain-containing protein, with protein sequence MHVPLFSSRRDFLRSAGSGFGALALAALSAESDASDGSKIADPLGPKKPHFEPKAKRVIFLFMEGGPSHVDLLDPKPELTRQHGKPLPASFGKVLTPMGTGGNNLLASKRRFKKHGQSGMDFSDWLPHMAKCADDFTLLRACWADGLNHVGSVCQMNTGSILAGRPSLGAWALYGLGSVNRNLPGFVVFTEGSGQVFGGARVWGTGYMPATYQGTHFSSGAHPILNLAPPADVSTARQTDKLGLISELNAIHRRERAGDTELAARQAAYELAFRMQASAPEAVDLTQESDKTKEMYGLNRKETAEFGHRCLLARRLVERGVRFVQIYCGAGSQWDAHADIEGNHTKMCLRADQPSAALIRDLKQRGLLDDTLVIWGGEFGRTPMTEGVSGRDHNPYGFSMLMAGGGVKGGFTHGKTDEFGLNGIEGRAHVHDLHATILHLLGFDHTKLTFFHNGKDERLTDVKGNVVEEILA encoded by the coding sequence ATGCACGTTCCCCTGTTCTCTTCGCGCCGCGACTTCCTGCGTTCTGCCGGAAGCGGGTTCGGTGCGCTGGCACTGGCCGCGCTCTCTGCAGAGAGCGATGCTTCGGACGGGTCAAAAATTGCCGACCCGCTGGGGCCGAAGAAGCCGCACTTCGAGCCGAAGGCGAAGCGGGTCATCTTCCTGTTCATGGAAGGCGGCCCGTCGCACGTCGATCTGCTCGACCCCAAGCCCGAACTCACCCGGCAGCACGGCAAGCCGCTGCCCGCGAGTTTCGGCAAGGTGCTCACCCCAATGGGCACCGGCGGCAACAACCTGCTCGCCAGCAAGCGGAGGTTTAAAAAGCACGGTCAGAGCGGGATGGACTTCAGCGACTGGCTCCCGCACATGGCGAAATGCGCCGACGACTTCACCCTGCTCCGCGCGTGCTGGGCCGACGGGCTGAACCACGTCGGCAGCGTGTGCCAGATGAACACCGGCAGCATCCTCGCGGGGCGGCCGAGCCTCGGCGCCTGGGCGCTGTACGGGTTGGGGAGCGTGAACCGCAACCTGCCGGGGTTCGTGGTGTTCACCGAGGGCAGCGGGCAGGTGTTCGGCGGCGCCCGCGTCTGGGGAACGGGCTACATGCCCGCGACCTACCAGGGCACCCACTTCAGCAGCGGGGCGCACCCGATTCTGAACCTCGCTCCCCCGGCCGATGTCAGCACCGCCCGTCAGACGGACAAGCTCGGCCTCATCAGCGAACTCAACGCGATCCACCGGCGTGAGCGGGCGGGGGATACGGAACTCGCCGCGCGCCAGGCGGCCTACGAACTGGCGTTCCGGATGCAGGCCAGCGCCCCGGAGGCCGTCGACTTGACCCAGGAGAGCGACAAGACGAAAGAGATGTACGGGCTCAACCGCAAGGAGACGGCAGAGTTCGGCCACCGGTGCCTACTGGCCCGGCGTCTGGTGGAGCGCGGCGTGCGGTTCGTGCAAATCTATTGCGGGGCCGGGAGCCAGTGGGACGCCCACGCGGATATCGAGGGCAACCACACGAAGATGTGCCTCCGCGCCGACCAACCGAGCGCGGCACTGATCCGCGACCTGAAGCAGCGCGGGTTACTCGACGACACACTAGTGATCTGGGGCGGCGAGTTCGGCCGCACCCCGATGACGGAGGGAGTGAGCGGGCGCGACCACAACCCTTACGGCTTCTCCATGCTCATGGCCGGCGGCGGCGTAAAAGGCGGCTTCACGCACGGCAAAACGGACGAGTTCGGACTCAACGGCATTGAGGGCCGCGCCCACGTCCACGACCTGCACGCCACTATTCTGCACCTGCTCGGCTTTGACCACACGAAGTTGACGTTCTTCCACAACGGCAAGGACGAGCGGCTGACCGACGTAAAAGGCAACGTGGTGGAAGAGATC